From Candidatus Zixiibacteriota bacterium, one genomic window encodes:
- a CDS encoding M48 family metallopeptidase, translated as MRYLILSILVAALFTSCATTGPGGDKSFIIIPTSQEIAIGAGMAKQVASTEKTFKDMEWQRYLAEVGNKIVAVSDRKDIVYHFTVIESDDVNAFAAPGGYVYFYTGLLRHMESEAEMAAVMAHEISHVVARHGVKRVQTALGVGLASQLVLGGNSSEVLAAAINIGMGVAFAGYSRDAEREADSFGIYYMKNAGYNPNGAIGMFDKLAAVGAGASTNVFEKLSRSHPETQERIDRAKEQISSMRGLSKNLRDGRERYQQMKARLPKAAQK; from the coding sequence ATGCGATATTTAATCCTCTCCATCCTCGTTGCAGCACTTTTTACATCATGCGCCACAACCGGCCCCGGCGGAGACAAATCATTTATTATTATCCCTACGAGCCAGGAAATCGCAATCGGCGCAGGAATGGCCAAGCAAGTCGCTTCGACTGAAAAAACCTTCAAAGATATGGAGTGGCAAAGATACCTTGCCGAAGTGGGCAATAAAATCGTTGCTGTGAGCGACCGGAAAGACATAGTGTACCATTTTACCGTCATCGAATCTGATGATGTCAATGCATTCGCCGCGCCCGGTGGATATGTTTATTTTTACACTGGTCTGCTCAGACATATGGAATCCGAGGCCGAAATGGCGGCGGTGATGGCCCATGAAATTTCTCATGTAGTTGCCCGGCATGGAGTGAAACGAGTGCAGACCGCACTCGGTGTAGGGCTGGCCTCGCAACTGGTGTTAGGCGGGAATTCAAGCGAGGTGCTTGCGGCAGCAATTAATATCGGTATGGGAGTGGCTTTCGCCGGGTATTCTCGCGATGCCGAGCGCGAGGCCGACAGTTTTGGAATCTATTATATGAAAAATGCCGGTTACAATCCCAATGGCGCGATTGGAATGTTTGATAAGCTTGCCGCGGTCGGTGCAGGCGCAAGTACCAATGTGTTTGAAAAGTTGTCTCGCTCACACCCTGAAACCCAGGAACGAATCGACCGGGCGAAAGAGCAAATTAGTTCAATGCGCGGACTGTCCAAAAATCTTCGAGACGGTCGTGAACGCTACCAACAAATGAAAGCTCGTCTTCCCAAAGCCGCCCAAAAATAA